The Bosea beijingensis genome contains the following window.
TGCGTAACCCGGACATCCTCAACGGCGACTACAACATCCACTGGCTCGAGAAATTCCTCGCCGCCGGCGGCATGGGCGAGCCGGAAGCCTGAGGCTCCGAACCTCTCCCGAAACGAGAAAGCCCCTCGCATCGCGAGGGGCTTTTTTCATGTCAGCGATCCAGCCGAAAGGCTGGTGCTCAGATCGTCTCCAGCAGGCCCTTCATCAGCGCCTGGCGCGGCGCGATCGAGGAGATCAGCCCGTACTCCTGCAGCGTATGCGCGCCATCGCCATCGATGCCGAGCCCGTCGAGGGTGGGCACACCGAGCGCCGCGGTGAAATTGCCGTCCGAGCCACCACCCGTCATCGGACAATCCTGCAGGTCAAAGCCTACATCGGCCGCGACCTTGCGCGCGAGCTCGAACAGCTCCGCGACTTCCGCCGACTTCTCGTAGGGCGGCCGGTTCATGCCGCCGGTGATGCGCAGCGCGACATCTGGATCATGCGGCTTCAGGCTGAGGATGCGGTTCTCCATCATCGTGCCGTCGGCGAGCGTGGTGACGCGGCAATCGACGCTGAACCAGGCATGCTGCGGAATGACGTTCGCCGCCGTGCCGCCGCCGATCAGCGCGACGCTGGTCGTGATGCCAAGCGCATAATCGGTCATGCCTTCGATCGCGAGGATCTGGTGCGCCGCCTCGCGGATCGCGCTGCGCCCGTCGGCATGCCTGCCGCCGGCATGGGCCGGGCGGCCTTCGAGCCTGACGTCGAACCGGCCGACGCCCTTGCGCGCCGTGACGATCTTGCCGCCCGAGCGCGCCGGCTCGGTGACGAGCACGGCCTTCGCCCCGCGGCCGATCTCCTCGATCAGCGCCCGGCTGGTCGGCGAGCCGATCTCCTCGTCAGGCGTGAACAGGAAGACCATCGGCCGCTTGGCCGAGCCTGCGGCCGCGACCTGCTTGAAGGCCTGAAGGGCGAGCCAGGCACCGCCCTTCATGTCATAGA
Protein-coding sequences here:
- a CDS encoding M20 family metallopeptidase, with the translated sequence MNQQEAAAALSVWVALESPTSHPAGLNGMMDLVQKDVAGLPIAVERIPGRDGLGDMVMLRAGLDNGQPGVAVMSHLDTVHPVGTSAKDLPVRIDGDRLYGPGVYDMKGGAWLALQAFKQVAAAGSAKRPMVFLFTPDEEIGSPTSRALIEEIGRGAKAVLVTEPARSGGKIVTARKGVGRFDVRLEGRPAHAGGRHADGRSAIREAAHQILAIEGMTDYALGITTSVALIGGGTAANVIPQHAWFSVDCRVTTLADGTMMENRILSLKPHDPDVALRITGGMNRPPYEKSAEVAELFELARKVAADVGFDLQDCPMTGGGSDGNFTAALGVPTLDGLGIDGDGAHTLQEYGLISSIAPRQALMKGLLETI